Below is a genomic region from Echinicola rosea.
TCTTGAAAATCCCGTTAAGAAATTCACGTTGCTGCTCATTGATCAGCAGTATCGGCGTACCGCCCAACTTGAACAAAGGGGATTGTTGCAGCATATCGCTTCGGTCTGATTGAACCAAAAACTCCTCGGAAAACAAACAAGTATAACCAACATACCGTGTGGACAATGTTTCCCAGGAATAAGGGATATGGGGATTGCCAAAAAACAAGATGGTATCATCTGCTTCAAAACTCCGGTCGGAATAGTGAATAATACTTCTTCCTGTGGTCAGGCATATTTTATAAAAATCCTTCCTACTGTAAATCTTGGTTGCATTTCCATCCTTTTCGATCTGAAACACATTAAACCCCCTAAGCTTTAACTCATTGTTAAAGTCTGATACTGACCGTTCAATTTTAGCTTCCATACCTCAAAATAAGAAAAAAGCTCCTCATTTACTATTGTACACTTCATCGCTTACAGGCTCCATCCACTCGACAATCCCCTTGTCCGTGTTGGTTACCACATACATTTGCTGCAATCCCGTATCGGGACTGGCGCCATGCCAATGTCGGGTATTGGGCGGACACTTCACCACATCACCCTTTTTCATGATTTCGATGGGCTTCCCTTCTATTTGGTGGTATCCTTCACCATCGGTAATGATCAGAATCTGTCCTCCCGGATGGGTATGCCAGTTGCTTCGTGCTCCCGGCTCGAAATAGACATTCCCTACGACTGTATGATAAACGGAATCATTCGGAACCAAACCAATATTATAGGCATTTCCGGTAAATAATTCCGCCGGTCCTTTATTTCCTTTGGGAAAAATTGCCTCCAAGGATTTACCCTCCCCTTTGGACGCTTCCTGTTGATGACACCCTTGTATTAGCAGGCCTATCATTAGTGATAATAATGTAATTCGTTTCATGGCATTAATGGTTTATCGGTTTAGATCTTTAATGATTTTTGCGGGAACGCCCGCGACCACACTATTGGCCGGAACATCCCTATGTACCACTGCACCTGCTGCTACCACTGCATGCTCTCCTATCGTGACACCGGGCAAAATTGTGGCATTGGCACCTATCCAAGCATTCCGCTTTACCAATACTGCTGCTGGCACCATGGTTTTTCGGGCAACGGGATCCACTGGGTGGTTTTCGGAAGTAATGTTCACACGGGGACCGATCATCACACCATCTTCTATGGTAATTCCTCCCAAATCCAAAAAACTACAGGCATGGTTGATAAAAACATTGCCCCCTAACCGAATATGCTTCCCCACGTTGGTATAGAAAGGAGGGAATATAGTCGTACTTTCCGGAATAGGTTGTCCAATGATTTCTGAAAGACAAGCCCGGATTTCCGCTTTCGTCTGCGCAGAATTCAGCTTATGGGACAACACTAAAGTACGATCTACCGCCTCCCCAATTTTTACATATTCCGCATCATCCATGGATATGGCCTCCCCTGAAAGCAGCCGCTCAAAAATATCTCTTACCGGTACACCTCCCATATAACAATCTTACTTACAACAAGTTGACAATACAACAAATTTAATATTTACCCCTAAAACAAATTAACGATAATCAAAGGAAAAATTAAGGAAATCAAACCTGATCATATCAAACGCTCCAATCCCCTCTCGGAACGAAAAAAGCCCTCGGCCATCGGACAGTATCCAATGACCAAGGGCTTCAAGGCTTTTTTTCCAATAGCACGATAAGTTGCCAAGCCTAAAATGTTGGTGCGTTAACTGTTATAGGCCGTCGAAACGGTATCGGCACCTTCTCCTGTCCAGTTGGTGTGGAAGAATTCCCCTCTAGGCTTATCGGTCCGCTCATAGGTATGGGCACCAAAATAGTCGCGTTGTGCCTGAAGCAGATTGGCAGGAAGCCGCTTCGTCCTAAACCCGTCAAAATATGCCAAAGCAGCGCTCAGGGCCGGTACTGGAATACCGTTGGTCACGGCAGCGGCACAGACCTTTCTCCATCCTCCTTGGGCATTTTGTACTTTTTCTTTGAAGAAATCATCCAACAATAAATGGGGAAGACCAGGATTCTTGTCAAAGGCCTTCTTGATATCTCCGAGGAAGGCAGAGCGGATGATACACCCCCCACGCCACATCAAGGCTATATCGCCATAGTTCAAATCCCAATCATGCTCCTTGGAAGCTTCCATCAACAGGTTGTAGCCTTGGGCATATGAAGTGATCTTGGCACCGTACACCGCCATTTTAAGGCTTTCCAGCATCTCTTCCTTGTCACCATCAAAGGTAATTCCCGGCGCCTCAAACACCTGGGACGCCTGATCACGAAGCTCCAATTGGGCACTCAGGAACCTGGAAAATACCGACTCGGCAATCAGTGTCAACGGTACTCCCAAATGCATCGCTTCTATCCCCGTCCACTTTCCAGTACCTTTTTGGCCGGCAGTATCCAGTATTTTCTCCACCATCGGCTCGCCATCTACGTCCTTATAGGCCAAAATATCAGCGGTAATCTCAATAAGGTAGGAGTCCAGCTCTTCACTGTTCCATTTTTTGAAGGTCTGGTGCATCTCGTCATAGCTCATGCCCAGCACGTCTTTCATAAACTGGTAGGCCTCGGTGATGATCTGCATATCCCCATATTCGATGCCGTTATGGATCATTTTCACATAATGGCCGGCACCGTCGGCACCCACCCAGTCACAACAGGGCACGCCCCCGTCCACTTTTGCAGATATGGACTGGAAGATTTCCTTCACATGAGGCCAGGCTTCCTTGCTCCCTCCGGGCATCATGGACGGCCCGCGTAACGCGCCGATCTCTCCGCCCGATACGCCGGTTCCGATAAACTGAAAACCTTTGCTCTCCACATATTCGGTACGGCGGACCGTATCGGTAAAATTGGAGTTTCCACCGTCAATGATAATATCGCCTTCTTCCAAGTGGGGAATGATCTGCTCAATGAAGCTGTCCACCGGGTCGCCCGCCTTTACCAGCATCATTACTTTTCTGGGTTTTTGCAAGGAATCCACCAGTTCCTTTACCGAATGGGTGCCGATGAAGTTTTTTCCTGCCCCACGTCCTTCGATAAACTTGTCCACTTTTTCTGTTGACCTGTTGTAAACGGCTACGGAAAATCCTTTGCTTTCCATGTTCAGCACCAGGTTTTCGCCCATTACCGCAAGCCCTATCAGGCCTATATCAGCCAATTTGCTCATAACGTTCTTTTTTGTCTTTTGATTAGTGTTTCGTAAAGTTTGGGAAAGTTAACATAAATCCCGCTAATTTTTAAGTCTAGGGGCAGTTCTCATCACGATTTGGGCCATCAAACCTGTACAGATCGATTATAAACCAAAAAATCACCATCCATCCTACTCTCCACTCGTCTCCGAGGATATTCTCCCCGCAAGATCATGCATCCTTCATTTCATTGGACTGTCCTCAGCGCCACAGGCACTTTGGCCAGGTTTAATCCACTGACACTACTGTACCTCCCCCGGAACCTCCAGCGTATTGGAAAAATAGCCAAACTTCAGCTTCTCCAGCTGCCACTTGGTAATCAAGTCCACCAGTTTGAGTTGGCCCTCCAGGTATTTCTCCTGCCGCTTGTTCAGCAGAAATACAGAGCTTTCCCCATAGTTGAACTTCTCGGATTCCGCCCATAACAACCGCTCATATCCCTCGACGTTTTGCTGCTGATTCGCCACTTGGTTGGCCAGCAGCCCTATTTGCGCTTGACTGTTAAGCACCTTGTTTTGCAGCCCGAGTGTCTTGTTTTCCAGGTCCAGGAGCTTTTCCCGTACCTTGATCTTGCTGAGCTGTAGGTTTCCCCTTTCGCCCCTCAAAAGGAGTGGAAAGCTAAAAGAAAAACCCCATTTATAGTCGTTTTCATTGTATCCCGGCAGCCCTTCCCCGTCCGGGGTAAGCAGCGGCATGTATTTAAGCTTAAGCTTAGGCAGGAGTTTTTCCTGTTTCATCCTCCTCTCCGCCTCTAAAGCGGTGATGTCCAACCTGCTCTTTTGGAGCATGGGATGCTGCTCCAACGAATCAATGGCATATGGTGGCACCGTGACTTCTTCACGGAGGGATTCAAGTTGCTCTGGTGCCCGCCCCTGGAGGTAGGCATTTCCATCTTGGTCCCACAAGAAATTTTCCAGGTTCCGTACCGTGGACACATAACTGGACTGTGCAGATTGCAACAGGTTTTGGCGATCTTGCCATACGGTAAAGGCTTCCAAGGTATCCATGGCCGTCTTTTCCCCATTTATATAAGCCGTTTTGGTATTTTCGAAGTAATTCCCGGCCAGTTCGACGCTTTCTTTTACGATCGACAGGGACTGGTGGCTGTTGGCCCAATAAAAATAGGCCTCGGCCGCGCTGAAATAAAGGTCATTGGTCTGAAGCACCTGCTCTTGTTCGGCGATTGCCGCATAGGCCTTCGCCTGCTTCAGGGCTGTCCTGCCTTCGTCCATCAGCAGGCCTTGGAGGACATTCAACTCAATGCCTGCATTCCAGAGCCCATCGTCCCCTGCGATATAGTTTTCCGGGTTCAGGTTATACCCCGAATTTTTCTCATACCCGGCCACGAGGTCAAAGCCCGCCACGGTAGGAATCCTCACACCTGAAGCAAGCTTGCGGTAATAGATTTCCTCATCATAATGCTTTTGGCTGAAATCTGCACTGGCTACGGGGTCAAAATTTCCACGCGCCGCCCGCACCGTTGCTTCTGCCTTTTGGGCATTTAACCTCGCCTTGGCAGACAAGGGATGGTGTGCCAGCACATCCTGAATGTACTGTTCAAAATCAAGCACCCCACTATCTTGTGCCTGGGCTCTCGGCAACAGGCACATGGTACATAAACACCAAAAATATGTATAGATTACCACCTTGATCATGTCGATGCTTTATTTTACCGATTTTAAGGGAGCCTTTAACTTGATCCCTTTGGGGTTGGCCTTCTCTTCGCTATAATAATCTGTGGGGAAGCCATTCAGTTGCCGCCATATTTCGTACCACAATGGCACATCGTTCAGCAAAAGGAATGCGCGTGCCCCGGTGCCGATGCTGAGCCTTTCGGGCCACTTACGGTCATCCGGATCGGGGGTGACCAGCAGCCTGTAGTACCCATTGGTACTAATAAACCGGTCCATGGCCACTACCTGTCCGGAAAATATCCCCGTGGATGCCTCCGGCCAGCCACTGATGACGATGGCGGGCCACCCATCAAAGCGCAGGCGAACCTTTTCATTTTGCTGTACCAACGGAAGATCCCGTGGACGTACGTACACTTCCACGGCCATGTCCACCCTGTCCGGAACAATGGTCATGATATCGGTGCCCTCTTTGATCATTTCCCCGAGGCCCTTTGTTACGGTCTTAGTGACGTATCCAGACTGCGGTGCGGTCACATAATACCGTTCTTGCCGTTCTGTATAGTTTCTTAGCTGGTTGCGCAGTTTGGAAGCATCGGCGAAGGTTCCCAATTTGGAAGAAAGGGCCGTTTGGATGTCCGACTGCACCTTTGCCAGCTTGTCCCGATATTCCCTTTCGGTGGAAGATATCTGGAGGTCCAGGTTGAGCAGTTCGTTGCGCTGGTTGGTCAATTTGTTTTGCTGTACGGTCACTTTGGCACGTGTTTCCTGTACCTTCAGTTCCTTCTCCTGCAGTTCGGTTAGCGACTTGAGTCCTTTCGAATGCAACTCAGTAGTCCGTTGCAATTGGTTTTCGGCAATGGAAAGATTGGTCTTAAAGGCCACCAGGTCCATGCTGTCCATTTCGACTTTGTTCTGAGCCTGCAGTATCTTGTTGTCCAGCTGCCGGAGCTTAAAGTCAAGTGCTTCTTTCACGGCCTGGTACTGCGAGCGCAGCGCAGCCACCTTCATTTCGTAAGAATCCGCACTTTGGGTCTTTGCGTCCAATTGCTCGGTGGTCCTTTCCAACAGGTTAGGGTCAAAGTATTCACTCTTTGCATCGGAGATATGGACCAGCGTATCGCCCTTTTGGACAAAGTCCCCCTCCTTGACATACCACCGTTCCAACCGACCCGATATCACTGACTGGATGGCCTGTGGCCGTTGCTCTGGCGACCGGGTGGTGACATAGCCATCGGTTTGGATGTTTTGGGTCCACGGCAAAAACATGGAAGCTCCAAAGACCACAAAAATGATCAGAAAAGTCCTGCGGGAAAACTGGAAAGCCTTGGCATCTTCCAGTACCTTAAAGGCCTTAAAGTCCTTTTTTTTGATATAATTATGGATACTGTTTTCAGAGATATTCAGCATAGCGGATTACAGCTTCACGGTCATTGTACTTCTTTTCAGCCATTCTTGGTCATCACTGATGACCATCAAGGTCCAAGGCCGCTTTTCATCGGTCAAGTATTGGATCAATTTGACCTTTTCGCCCGTAGGAACATTGACCAAAGGATCTTCCATCAGCAATAACCCGGGACAGTGGCAAATGGCCCGCGCCAAGTGTATTTTTTGGATCACACACCTCGGGGTCCTTCTTCCCCCACTGTCCATAATGGTTTCCAGCCCTTGGGGTAATCCCTTAATATAGTCTTCCAAATCCAAGTCTCGCAGTACCTGTAAGAGTTCTTTTTCCGAAACCTCCCTGCCCACCAGGATATTTTCACGGATAGTGGCATTAAAAATCTGGTTAGAGGCAAAGACGACACCCAACTGCTGATGAAGGCTTTTCCGGCTCAGCACGTTATACGAAATGTCGTTCAGCAAAACATCGCCCGACTCCAGGTCCTGCACCCCTGCGATGACCTGTAGCAAGGTGGATTTTCCTGATCCCGTCTCGCTATTTAGCACTGCTCTGGCTTTGGCCGGAATGACCAGGTCAAGATCGCTAAAGACAGGTTCCAAAGCGTCCTTGTGCTTGAAAGTGGCTTTTTTCAAGGTCAGTGAACAATCCGAATTCGGGGAAATTACCTCCTGGCCTTTGCGCTGTTCAAGTTCCAGATCGGTCACAAAACCAATTTTGTCAAATGCCGTGAGCACATCATATACGCTGTCCCACACCTGTAGTAGCTTTTCCACTGAATTGATGATCAGGATGATCACAATTTCCGCAGCCACAAACTGCCCAATATTCATTTGTTGGTTAAACACCAACAGTCCACCCACTACCAGAATACCCGCAGCAATCAGTATCTTAAAGCCCACAAAAGATTTGAACTGGTCCATCAGCACCTTAAAATGCGACTCCCGACCGTGGATATAATCGGCGGTAATGCTATCGGTCTTCCTCAAGTGGAATGAAGAGGGATCGTTTATCTGAAAAGTCCTTCTTGCCCGGCCGATTTCTTCCAGCCAGTGGGCCAATCGATACTTGTATTTACTTTCCTCCAAACTGGTGTCCAGTCCGATTTTTCCGGTAACCTTTACCAAGACATAAAGAATCAGGATCATCACCAATCCCATACCGATAAAATAAAGGCTATAAACTGAAAGCAACAGGAGTCCAAATAAAATCTGGAAGGTAGATACGGAAAGGTCAATCAATATCTTCGGCAGGCCTTTCTGAATGGTCAGCGTGTCAAAAAAACGGTTGGCCAGTTCCGGTGCATGGATGCTATCTACCTCTTTGGCCTTCATTTTCGGAAACCGAAAGGCAAATTCAAAGGCCGACCGGGCAAAAATATCTTGCTGGATATTCTCCACCAAACGTAGCTGTAGCACTTGGAGCACCCCTGCCACGGCGATGCCCAGTAATACGACAATGACCAAAATAAACCAAGAGGAAGACAACTGGCCGGTCTGCAGAAAGTTGATGATGGCCTGAATACCCAGTGGAAGAGACAGGTTTACGACGCCAATGAAAACGGCATAGGTATAAATCTGCCTTATCTCGGGCTTATAAAGTTTCAGTAGCCGCCACAGCCTCTTCAAAGGTGATAAAGTACTCATAAAGTTTACTACAGATTAATCGAAATAGTTGGATACCTTTTTCAAAACCATTAAACACCAAAACGGTACTCAAGGTTACTAAAATTTTCAATTCTGATGGCGGTAGGAGTGCGAATTTATAAAATAAACGCTTAAAACAGCAATTTCATTCGACTTTATGTATAAAAATTCATTTTTTGATAACACCTTAGCAGAAGGTGTGCATCGTGGCATACCCCTAAAAAGCTGGGTAACAATCCAAAAAAATCCCTTCCGATAAATTTCGAAAGGGATTCTGCTTTCTGTGCAAGCAATTGTTATTTACATTGATCTTACTTGTATCTATTCCTCCTCAATTTTCCTTACCCTATGATTTCCCAGATCGGCTACGTAAATCACACCATCGTGGAAAGTCACATCGGTAGGATTGTAAAACTGGGCGGTCACTCCTACCCCATCAAGGAACCCGCTTACCGATCCTGCAATGGTGATGACTTCTTCATTATCGATCAACCTGACCTTGTGATTGGACAGGTCCGCTATGATCAGTTCACCGTCATTTCCCACACTAATCCCATAAGGGTTGTTAAACTGGGCATTTGCAGCTTGGCCATCTCGTGTACCTTGTGACCCGTCGCCAGCTACCGTCGTGACTTGACCAACATTCAGCTCTATTTTTCTGATCAAATGATTGATCCGGTCGGCTACGAAAATGTTGCCCTGCGCATCGATGTCCAAACCAGAAGGGTACCGGAAAGTCGCTTCTTCCAATGTGCCATTTTGATCGCCTTGCTCACTTCCGGCGATCGTACTGACCGTTCCATCCACATCGATTTTCCGAATGCGGTGGTTACGGTTGTCTGCGACATAGAGTACCCCTTCCTCAGTCACGACTACATCCAGTGGCTGGTCAAACTGCGCTTCGCCTGCGGCACCGTCATTGAATCCGGCCTCACCGGTTCCTGCCACGGTACTTACCGTGCCTTGGGTATCTATTTTCCTGATGACGTGATTATCACGGTCTGCGACATAGATATTGCCTTCCTGGTCCACACAGGACTTCCAGGGATAGTCCAACAGCGCACCTGCCACAGGGCCATCCAAATACCCCCTCTGACCAGTTCCCAGCACTGTGGTCACTGTACCATCCAAGGTCACTTGGCGAATACTGCTATTGCTCCTGTCCGTGATGATAAGAGAGCCATCAGGATGAGCTGCCACCCCTTCGGGATTCCTGAAGGAAGCTCCATTGCCAACGCCGTCTACCAAGCCATAGTCACTGTTCCCTGCCAGCGTCGAAACCCTATAATTGGCAGGCCGGACCACATGGCTGAATTCAAGCGAAGCGCCATCGGCACTGACACCGTTTACGCTCACCTCTATCGTTTGCAGTCCCTCACCTTCGGGGACCACCACCTGAAGCCTACTGTTTGTTGCTTCCAAAACCGTGGCCGAAATCCCGTTAAAGGAAACGGCATTTGCTTCCCTGTTACCACTGAAATCCCTTCCTTGGATGGTTACCACATCCTTCGCATTACCTTCCTCAGGGCTCATGGCGTATATAAAAGGAGCCAAGCTGCTTTGGGGTGTCACATCATCATTGTCACAGCCAAGAACCAGCAAGGCCGAAAGGATGATGGCCAACAATGGAAATCTATACACACTTTTCATTTTTATATCCATCATCTATTCGTTTTCGTTTACCAAAATTGCCCAGCCATTTGCCACAGGACGTGGTGTCCCATCAGATGGACGGTTACGTACATGAAATACATCTTCTAAACTGTGCAAGGTCACAAAAGTAGAAGAGCCGCCCCCATCGAGGTTAGTGGCATCCCGTACACCCAGTGCCTGAAATACCTCGGCCACTTCCGATAGTGAAAGCCCGTTGGAGTAATCAAACTGCCGACCATCCACTACCATAAAATAAACCTCTTCGGCATCGGTAATACCGACCGCAGTCCTTGGATGGATGTCTTCGCTCGGGATAGGTACCAAATTATAATCCTTGATCAGCAAGTCTCCAGCGCCCAAGGCATCGTACAATCCGTCCTGGAATTCGGGATAATCATCGGAATGCTCTATTACCAATCTCCCGTTTTCGTCCACGCCAAAGAAGGACCTTCCTACCATTGGGGTCGTCTTAATGGCTTCTCCGTGGAGATGGACTACGCCACGGGGCTCTCCGGTATCCATATTGAAAAAATCGGCATTGACACCGCCCACAACTTTCTTTCCGGGCACATCCACCCATTCCATCATTTCAGGAATCGGCTGCATTCCAAAACCGCTGCTCGCAAATGGTGTCAACGGAAACAGTTCGACGCCCTCCTCTTTCAGGTCTATCTTAACTACAAACATCCGCATGGTAAGTCCCTTCATGGACAAATAATGGATATCCGTCTCCTCCACCCCAGGAGCCACCGTAAAGGTCGTGTCCCAAAAGACTTCGCTGACCAATTCCGTACTGTCGGCCAGCCTTTGGGTGATGGCGCTCAGTTCTTTGTCCAGCACTGTCGGCTGGATATCGTCGTTTTTACAGCTGGCGGCCATCAAAACCATAGAGGTCGCCAACAGAAATGCATAGTAGTAATTGAGGTATTTTTTCATCACTTTTTTGCCTTTTTAGGGATCAATATCCCGGGTTTTGTTCCAGTTTTTCATTTAACAACAACTCCGTCTCCGGTATGGGCATGAGGGTTTCGCGCTGCTGTATGCCCAATTCTTCCACGGCCTTTCCCGTCCGTACCAAGTCCACCCATCTGAAGCCTTCGGCAAAAAGCTCCCTTCTCCTCTCTTCCAAGACCAGCTCAAGGTAGTCCTCCTCGTTGGAAGGTGACACCGGCCCTAGTCCGCGGGCTTCCCGAAGTTCATTGAGCCGATCGAGTCCTGCCAGTCCCTGCGCCTCTGCACTGATCAAGTACATCTCGGCCAGCCTGCTCACGTTGAGCTGGTCTGTACCGGTCTGGCCACTGGGGTATTTATTGACCACGTCCAGTCCATCATAGGTATCCACAGAAACTTCCGCCCGTAAATCGGATCCGGAGAACATTTCCATCGCCCAGGGGTTGGGCTTGAAAACATACGAACCACTCTGGGGATGGGCATAGGTGTAAAACAGCGTGGAAAGGTTGATGCTGGACTCAATGGTGAGATTTACAAAAGCAAAAATCAACTCACTGTTATCCTGTCTCCTGAACATTTTATCAAAACTGTCCAAGCTGAGATAGGGCGAATTGATCAGTTCTTCGGACAAGGTAGCCGCTTCGTCCATTTTTCCCTGCCCCAGCTTGGCACGGGCCATCAGGGCCTTGGCAGCTTGGCTGGACACATAGTTAAAATCACCGCCCAGTTCCCCGTTGAAATCCGGAGCTTGTTCAATGGCCACCGACAGGTCCTCCTCGATAAATTGCCAAACCTCCTCGGCAGAATTCCTTGGCAACTTTTCCTGGGTATTTTCCCTGATGATCGGTACACCGCCAAATTTGATCAATAAATTATAATAGATATAGGCCCTGAAGTAGTGTGCCGTTCCGTTTACCTGATTGATCCTATCGGAAGGAGTCATCTCCTTGACATTGGCGATCAAGGTATTTACCTGATAGAGTGCTTCGTAGTATCCTTTCCAGGAACTGTTGACATATCCGTGCTCCGGGCGAAGGATATTGCTGATAAAGGCATTGGTACCACCGCCATTGGTAGAACCGGCAGAATTGAGGTCTCCCCCCACCAGATCGGGCAAAATGTACGATTCCCTTCCAGGATCGTTCTGAACAGACTGATAGACACCGATCAGGAACGATTCCACATCATCTTCGGTAAGATCAGATTCGGAAGAGACGGCCGACCGTGGATAAAGGTCCAACTGATTACCACAGGCACTGGCAAGCATAAGTACCAGCAGGCCTAGGGACATTATTTTTATATTATTCATGATTATCTTCTTTTTTTGGTTCTAGAAAGCCGCATTGATCCCCAATCGGATTGTTCTGGGCTGGGGCAGGTTCATGTTGTCATCTGCCATAAAGCGGGCATCGTAATTTTTGGATACCTCAGGATCCAATCCTGAATAGTTACTGAACAGGTACAGGTTTTCACCTTGGACAAAAACACGTAGCTTGCTCATCTGAAGCTTATCCAAAATGGACTGGGGCAAAGAATAACCCAAACTCAAGGTCCTCAACCGCAAGAAAGATGCGTCTTCGAGAAACCGGGAAGAGTTATACGTGTTATATCCAGTGCCGTGAATGGCCCTGGGGACTTCATTGCTGGTACCTGGTCCCGTCCATCGCTCCAGGGCAGGCTCCTCCCTAAATCCTTGTCTTCCATTCCCCAATCGATCCGTCGTAATCCTCCAGGTGGCATAGATCTCGGACCCTTGGGAAAATGTCAGGAATGCACTGAGGTCAAAGTTCTTGTACTGGAAGGTATTGGACCAGCCACCGTAAAAGTCGGGGTTGGAAGTACCGATGATCTGGCGGTCGTCCACATTGATGATGCCATCACCATTGACATCTTCATAATGGACGTCTCCTGCACGGACTCCCTGGTCGTACAATTGTTCCGGCACTTCCTCGTCCGTTTGGAAGATCCCCAGCATTTTGTACATATAAAAACTGCCCACTTCTTCCCCCACCTGTAGGGTCCTGTTGGCGCCGATCAGCAGGGGATCATCTCCCAGCAGCGAAGTGAGTTCATTTTGGACAAAGGAAATATTAAAGCTGGACTGCCATTGCAATTCACCAAATTGCTGATTGTAATCAAACAAAAATTCCAACCCTGTATTCCTCATGGAACCGATATTACTCGTCACACTGCTAAATCCACTGGTCGCATGGATGGGCATATTGTACAGCAGGTTTTCGGTATTTTTGATAAAGTAGTCAGCCGAAATATTGGCCTTTCCGCTCCACAGGCCCAGATCTATTCCCACATCAAATTGGTTGGCCGTCTCCCAGGTAAGGTTGGGGTTTCCAAAAGTGGAAATGGACAGGCCACTGTTTCCGCCATAATTGGCACCTCCACTCATCAGGGCCTGGTAGGCATAGCTCCCTATACCATCTTGATTACCCGTAGCACCATAGCTTGCGCGCAGCTTTAGGTCCGTTTGGGAAAATTTCCAAAAGTCCTCGTCCGACACGTTCCATCCGGCGGAAATGGACGGAAAAGAACCATAGCGTTTTTCGGGCGAGAACTTGGAAGACCCATCCGCTCGGATGGAAAGTGAAAGCAGGTATTTGTCCTCCCAGCTCAGGTTGGCACGGCTGTAATAGGATTCAAGTGCATTTTCCCCAAAACCAGAGGAGGCGTTGGCAATCTCACTGGCCACTGAAAGGACATCGAAAGAAGGTGAAGGAAATCCCCTTCCATCAATGTAGTTGGTACTGGTGGTCACTTTTTGGTAGGAATGCCCCACAAGTGCATTCACCGTAAGCTTTCCAAATGTATGGTCAAAATACAAGGTGTTTTCAACCAGTCCATTGGTCATCATCCTACGCTCGTCCAACAGACGTCCC
It encodes:
- a CDS encoding IPT/TIG domain-containing protein — encoded protein: MMDIKMKSVYRFPLLAIILSALLVLGCDNDDVTPQSSLAPFIYAMSPEEGNAKDVVTIQGRDFSGNREANAVSFNGISATVLEATNSRLQVVVPEGEGLQTIEVSVNGVSADGASLEFSHVVRPANYRVSTLAGNSDYGLVDGVGNGASFRNPEGVAAHPDGSLIITDRSNSSIRQVTLDGTVTTVLGTGQRGYLDGPVAGALLDYPWKSCVDQEGNIYVADRDNHVIRKIDTQGTVSTVAGTGEAGFNDGAAGEAQFDQPLDVVVTEEGVLYVADNRNHRIRKIDVDGTVSTIAGSEQGDQNGTLEEATFRYPSGLDIDAQGNIFVADRINHLIRKIELNVGQVTTVAGDGSQGTRDGQAANAQFNNPYGISVGNDGELIIADLSNHKVRLIDNEEVITIAGSVSGFLDGVGVTAQFYNPTDVTFHDGVIYVADLGNHRVRKIEEE
- a CDS encoding phosphodiester glycosidase family protein produces the protein MKKYLNYYYAFLLATSMVLMAASCKNDDIQPTVLDKELSAITQRLADSTELVSEVFWDTTFTVAPGVEETDIHYLSMKGLTMRMFVVKIDLKEEGVELFPLTPFASSGFGMQPIPEMMEWVDVPGKKVVGGVNADFFNMDTGEPRGVVHLHGEAIKTTPMVGRSFFGVDENGRLVIEHSDDYPEFQDGLYDALGAGDLLIKDYNLVPIPSEDIHPRTAVGITDAEEVYFMVVDGRQFDYSNGLSLSEVAEVFQALGVRDATNLDGGGSSTFVTLHSLEDVFHVRNRPSDGTPRPVANGWAILVNENE
- a CDS encoding RagB/SusD family nutrient uptake outer membrane protein; translated protein: MNNIKIMSLGLLVLMLASACGNQLDLYPRSAVSSESDLTEDDVESFLIGVYQSVQNDPGRESYILPDLVGGDLNSAGSTNGGGTNAFISNILRPEHGYVNSSWKGYYEALYQVNTLIANVKEMTPSDRINQVNGTAHYFRAYIYYNLLIKFGGVPIIRENTQEKLPRNSAEEVWQFIEEDLSVAIEQAPDFNGELGGDFNYVSSQAAKALMARAKLGQGKMDEAATLSEELINSPYLSLDSFDKMFRRQDNSELIFAFVNLTIESSINLSTLFYTYAHPQSGSYVFKPNPWAMEMFSGSDLRAEVSVDTYDGLDVVNKYPSGQTGTDQLNVSRLAEMYLISAEAQGLAGLDRLNELREARGLGPVSPSNEEDYLELVLEERRRELFAEGFRWVDLVRTGKAVEELGIQQRETLMPIPETELLLNEKLEQNPGY